The window CGACGTCGAGCCGGTGGACCCGGTTGCGGCTCCAGTCGGAGACGTAGAGGTGCTCGTCGGTGGCGGCGACGCCGAAGGGCTGGCCCTTCACCTGGAAGATCGAGGTGATCCGCCGGGTGACGGCGTCCAGCAGGGTCACGCGGCCGAGGTCGGGATGCGTGACGTAGAGCGAGCGGCCGTCCGGCCCGACGCCGATCGCGGCGGGCGCCTCGCCGATCTTGACCTCCTCGCCCGTCTCGCCGCCCGTCGCCATCGGCAGGAAGGTCACCGTCGCGGCGGTCTGGGAGACGACCGCGAGCACGGGGACGTCCGCCGCGGCGGCCCCCGCCGCCCCGCCCGCAAGGGCGAGCGCGACGGCGGCGGCGCGGAGCAGGGCGCGAGGAGCGATCATCCGCCGGCCTCGACCTTGGCCTTCAAGCCCTCGAGGCCGGTCTTGAAGAAGGCGGTCATGGCGTCGACCGCGGACTGGTCGTCCTTGCCCTCCGGCGGCTCGTTCGAGGTGTCGGCGCGGTAGAACCGGCCCTCCCACTTCACCTCGGCGCCGCCGTCCTTCGCCGTCACGATCATCGCGGCGGAGTAGGAGCTCACGGGCAGGGTCTCGCCGGCCTCGCCGGACAGGCGGTAGGAGATGCTCCTCTTGGCCTCGTCGACCTCGTCGAGGCCCTCCACGATCTGGCCGGGCTTGCCCTTGAGCGCGAGCGTGCGCTCGGCGCCGGCGGCGGCGCCCGTGGCCGAGCTCTTCTCGACCTCCGGGTGCCAGGACTGGATGGCGCCGAAGTCCTTGACCAGCGCCCACACCTTCGCCGGATCGGCCTTCACCGTGACGCTCTGGTCGACTTTCTGCGGGGTCGGACCATGCGCATAGGCGGGCGCCGCCAGAACCAGGGCGAGGGCGGCGACGGCGGTCCTGCGTGACAGCATCAGTTGAAACTCCTGGAGGCATGGGTTGGCGCGCGCCGCCGCCCGAGGCGGGCGAGCGTCGGAACGCCGTAGAGCGCGACGAGCGCGAGAAGCGCCGCCGCGGCGGGAAGAGGCGAGAGATCGACGGCGACCGCGACCGGCCGCGGCCGGGCGTTGGCGGCGATCGCCTGGGCCAGCGCGTCGGGCTGGTCGAGCCGGGCGTAGCCGAGCCCCGTTATCCGGCCGAGATCGCCGAGGTAGCTCTCGCGCACGGAGGTGAGATGCTCCTCGCCGGCCGGCATCTCGCCGAACGGGGCGTTGCGGGCGTTGTAGCCGGGCAGGTTCTCGGCCCCGGTCGGCGGCGGCCCGAGGCGCGAGGCCTGCGGCACGTCCTCCATGGCGTAGAATCCGGTTTCGCGGCCGAAATCGTCGTGCTTCGGGATCGGCACGAGCTCGGTCCCGCCGACGCCGACGAGCAGGCCCTTCACCTTGTCCTTGTCGCCGGAATACTCGAGGGGCATGTCGGCGCGCATCGGCGGCGCCTCCTGGCCGTCGGTCAGGAACACGATGTCGACGTTCATCGGCGCGAGCATGTCGAGCGCCGCGAACACGGCGGAGGCCACCCGGCTGTCGCCCTCCCACCCCATGCGCCAGTCGAGCCCCGCGATCGCGCCGGCGACGGCGCCGTAGTTCCGGCAGACGTCCATGGGCTCGAACAGCAGGAAGACGCGCCGCTCAGTGAACACGCCGAGCCCCATTTTGGAGCCGCAGGGCAACCGGCCGACCGCGGTCGAGAGCCGGGTCTTCACCGCCTCGAGCCGGCTCTGCGGCCGGCCGCTGGCGTCGCGGTAGTCGCGCGCGTTCATGCTGCCGGTGATGTCGACGAAGGCGACCACGTCGTAGGTCGGCCGCTCCGCCTCCGTCTCCGGCTGCAGCGCCGCGACGACGCCGAGCGCGAGCGCGGCGCCGAGCGCGACCGTGCGCCAGTCCGGCCGCCTCACGGTAGCCCCCGCGGCAGGCCCGGCAGGTCGGTCCAGAGCTTCTTCGGCTGGGCCTTGACCTCTTCCTCCTCGCCGCTCTCCAGCTCGGGGAAGTCGCGCACCAGCCGCATGGCGACGTCGAGGTTGTAGCGGGCGTCCCAGAGCTCGGGGTCGGCGTGCAGGGCTTCGCGGTAGGCGTCCTTGGCGAGGCGCACCTCCGGGATCGCCTGGTCGATCTTGCTGGCGTCCATGGCGGCGAGCGCCCGGCGGACCCGGGCGTTGCCGACGTCGTAGTGGAACCGCGCCGCAAGCTCCGGCCCGCCGCGCTCGGCGATGCGGCCCGAAAACCCCTGCGCCTCGTCGATTCGGTTGCGGATCAGCAGGTAATGGGCGCGCGCGAACAGCACCGCGCCGCTGGCGTCGTCCGCCGGCTGCACGTCGTGATTCTCAGCCAGCGCCTGGATGACCGCGCGCTCCTGCCGCAGCTCATAGAGCCGCCAGCCGGCGACCCCGAGCGCGACGAGCGCTGCGAGCAGCAGAACGGGCGGCAGCGCGCTCTTGAGCGTTCCGAGCGTCACGACGCCGCCCTCCCGGATTCGGTGCGCCTTCCTTCACCTCTCCCCAGCGGGGAGAGGTCGGCCCGAAAGGCCGGGTGAGGGGGTCTTGAGCGCGAAGGAGAGCGTGCGTCCCCCTCACCCGCCCGGCTTCGCCGCGCGACCTCTCCCCGCTGGGGAGAGGTGAAGGAAGGCGCCGCACGCGCCGCCTCCCCCTCCCAGTCCTCCAGCCGGCGCTCGCTGAGCTTGGCGCCGAGCAGCAGCAGCAGCGCGCCGGCGGCGGCCCAGTAGCACAGCCAGTCAAGGTCCTGCCGCGGGATGGTCTCGGAGTAGAGCGTCGGACGCTGCTCGAGCTGGTCGATTTCGCGGATGGCGTCGGAGACCTCGGCGGCGCTGCGCGCCTCGAACGAGCGGTAGGGCAGGCCGAGCGTCTTGAAGAAGATGTCGAGGTGGCGCTCGGGATAGGTCTGCGGGCTGTCCGGGTCGCCGGGCGGCGGGCGATCGGTGATGCCGCGCGCGCCCGCCGTGCGCAGGAACAGCCAGTAGAGCCGCACCGGATCGCGGGCGGCGGCGGCGCGCAGCGCGTCCTGCACGCGGCGGTCGATCACCGCCGCGCCGTCGGACACCAGCACGATTGCGCGCGAGGTCTCGGTCGAGGTCTCGTCGAACATTGAGAAGGCGAGCGAGAGCCCGCGGCCGACGTCGGTGTGGGCGAGGCCGGGGCGGTCGATGGCGCCGATCGCGGCGCGCACCGCGTCGTGCTTGTCGGTCATCGGGATGACCAGCATCGGCGCGGTCGAGAAGGCCGCGACGGCGACCCGGTCGGCGGGGCGGCGGGCGGCGAAGTCGGTCAGCAGGCGGCGCGCGGCCACCGACTTCGATTCCTCAGCCCCGTCCGGGCGCCGGTTGGCGAAGGTCGAGTCCATGCTCGACGAGCGGTCGATCAGCAGCACGATGTTGGCGCCGACGCCGGTGCGCTCGACCACGTGGTCGCGGCGGTGGAGGCCCGACAGGCCGAGGACGAGCAGCACGATCGACAGCGCCCCGAGGGCGACGAGCCCGGCGCCGACCGCGCGCGACAGCGTGTCCTCCGGCGCCACGTCGTCGGAGGGCACGCCCGAGAGCCGCAGCGGCGAGACCAGGAACGGCAGCAGCGCGAGCGGCAGCAGCGCAAGCGCCCAGGGGTGGTCGAAGCCCAGCCCCGTCATGTGGCGCGCTCGGCGCTGGCGAGGTCGCGGGCGAGCCTGTTCAGTTCTTCCGGCGGCAGCGCCGCGGCGGCGTTCGCCCCGTCGCCGAAGAAGGCGCGGCGCGAGGCGTCGAAGAAGGCGGCGATCGCCGCCTCGTGGCGCGCGAAAGCCGGCCGCGTCTGGAGAAAAGCCGCGACGTCGTCGCCGAACAGCCGCTTGCCGGCGGCCGCGTCGAAGGCGCGGTGGAGCGCGAGCGCGGCGGCCCGCCAGCCGGCTTCGCCCGCGCCCGCCGCCTTGCGCACGGCGCGGGCGGCGGCCGCGAAGGGACGCGCGGGCCTGCGGTGGAACGGCGGCCACGCCCGGCTCCAGGCCAGCAGCGCCAGCGCGAGCAGCGTCG is drawn from Methylopila sp. 73B and contains these coding sequences:
- a CDS encoding SRPBCC family protein; this translates as MLSRRTAVAALALVLAAPAYAHGPTPQKVDQSVTVKADPAKVWALVKDFGAIQSWHPEVEKSSATGAAAGAERTLALKGKPGQIVEGLDEVDEAKRSISYRLSGEAGETLPVSSYSAAMIVTAKDGGAEVKWEGRFYRADTSNEPPEGKDDQSAVDAMTAFFKTGLEGLKAKVEAGG
- a CDS encoding vWA domain-containing protein, yielding MTGLGFDHPWALALLPLALLPFLVSPLRLSGVPSDDVAPEDTLSRAVGAGLVALGALSIVLLVLGLSGLHRRDHVVERTGVGANIVLLIDRSSSMDSTFANRRPDGAEESKSVAARRLLTDFAARRPADRVAVAAFSTAPMLVIPMTDKHDAVRAAIGAIDRPGLAHTDVGRGLSLAFSMFDETSTETSRAIVLVSDGAAVIDRRVQDALRAAAARDPVRLYWLFLRTAGARGITDRPPPGDPDSPQTYPERHLDIFFKTLGLPYRSFEARSAAEVSDAIREIDQLEQRPTLYSETIPRQDLDWLCYWAAAGALLLLLGAKLSERRLEDWEGEAARAAPSFTSPQRGEVARRSRAGEGDARSPSRSRPPHPAFRADLSPLGRGEGRRTESGRAAS
- a CDS encoding vWA domain-containing protein gives rise to the protein MRRPDWRTVALGAALALGVVAALQPETEAERPTYDVVAFVDITGSMNARDYRDASGRPQSRLEAVKTRLSTAVGRLPCGSKMGLGVFTERRVFLLFEPMDVCRNYGAVAGAIAGLDWRMGWEGDSRVASAVFAALDMLAPMNVDIVFLTDGQEAPPMRADMPLEYSGDKDKVKGLLVGVGGTELVPIPKHDDFGRETGFYAMEDVPQASRLGPPPTGAENLPGYNARNAPFGEMPAGEEHLTSVRESYLGDLGRITGLGYARLDQPDALAQAIAANARPRPVAVAVDLSPLPAAAALLALVALYGVPTLARLGRRRAPTHASRSFN